One Tunturibacter gelidoferens genomic region harbors:
- a CDS encoding acetyl ornithine aminotransferase family protein: MTTLTEKTLEDLKQNSAQSVTPAAGEAIRSKHYAEFGPKLKTALPGPNAKKIVAADDRLISPSYTRSYPMVAKSGRGIRVTDVDGNEFIDFAAGIAVNSTGHCHPEVVKAIQDQAAELIHMSGTDFYYENMTTFAERLSAIAPMPGPHKFYYGNSGAEAVECAMKLARYHTGRQNIISFFGGFHGRTMGALSLTGSKPQQKRRFAPFVPGVHHVRYPYAYRGCSGGPQEEEAFALGCARYIEEKLFKTILPPEEVAAIILEPIQGEGGYVVAPDNFLQEIRRICDRHGILLIADEVQSGAARTGKWWAIEHSGVQPDIVCIAKGIASGMPLGICMAKADVMDWVSGSHASTFGGNPICIAAALATMDILEREGLQNAVTVGEKMLDRLRPWVAKHPTVGDVRGRGLMIGVELVKDKQSRTPVGPMRDKVVDLAFERGLLILGCGETTIRLCPPLIVNKQEAEVALDILEECIALAAKA; this comes from the coding sequence ATGACAACCCTCACTGAAAAGACCCTCGAAGACCTGAAGCAAAACTCCGCCCAGAGCGTCACCCCCGCCGCCGGCGAAGCCATCCGTTCCAAGCACTACGCCGAGTTCGGCCCCAAGCTCAAGACAGCTCTCCCTGGCCCCAATGCCAAAAAAATCGTCGCCGCCGACGACCGTCTCATCTCCCCCAGCTACACCCGCAGCTACCCCATGGTGGCCAAATCCGGTCGTGGCATCCGCGTCACCGACGTTGACGGTAACGAGTTCATCGACTTCGCCGCCGGCATCGCCGTCAACTCCACCGGCCACTGCCACCCCGAAGTAGTAAAGGCGATTCAGGATCAGGCCGCCGAGCTCATCCACATGTCCGGCACCGACTTCTACTACGAAAACATGACCACCTTCGCCGAGCGCCTCTCCGCCATCGCGCCCATGCCCGGTCCGCACAAGTTCTACTACGGCAACTCCGGTGCCGAAGCCGTCGAGTGCGCCATGAAGCTCGCACGCTACCACACCGGCCGCCAGAACATCATCAGCTTCTTCGGCGGCTTCCACGGCCGCACCATGGGCGCACTCTCGCTCACTGGCTCCAAGCCGCAGCAGAAGCGGCGCTTCGCACCCTTCGTCCCCGGCGTCCATCACGTCCGCTACCCCTACGCCTATCGCGGTTGTAGCGGCGGTCCGCAGGAAGAAGAAGCCTTCGCCCTCGGCTGTGCCCGCTACATCGAAGAGAAGCTCTTCAAAACCATCCTCCCGCCCGAAGAGGTCGCAGCCATCATCCTCGAGCCCATCCAGGGCGAAGGCGGTTACGTCGTAGCGCCCGACAACTTCCTCCAGGAGATCCGCCGCATCTGCGACCGCCACGGCATCCTCCTCATCGCCGACGAGGTCCAGTCCGGCGCCGCAAGAACAGGGAAGTGGTGGGCCATCGAGCACTCCGGTGTTCAACCCGACATCGTCTGCATCGCCAAAGGTATCGCCAGCGGAATGCCGCTAGGCATCTGCATGGCAAAGGCCGACGTCATGGACTGGGTCTCCGGGTCTCACGCCAGCACCTTCGGCGGCAATCCCATCTGCATCGCCGCCGCTCTCGCCACCATGGACATCCTGGAGCGCGAAGGCCTCCAGAACGCCGTCACCGTCGGCGAAAAGATGCTCGACCGCCTCCGTCCATGGGTTGCCAAACACCCCACGGTCGGCGACGTTCGTGGCCGCGGCCTCATGATCGGCGTAGAACTCGTCAAAGACAAGCAGTCTCGCACCCCCGTAGGCCCCATGCGCGACAAGGTCGTAGACCTGGCCTTCGAGCGCGGCCTCTTGATCCTGGGCTGCGGTGAAACCACGATCCGCCTCTGCCCCCCGCTCATCGTCAACAAGCAGGAGGCTGAGGTCGCTCTCGACATCCTGGAAGAGTGCATCGCTCTCGCTGCCAAAGCCTGA